Proteins co-encoded in one Arachis stenosperma cultivar V10309 chromosome 7, arast.V10309.gnm1.PFL2, whole genome shotgun sequence genomic window:
- the LOC130939676 gene encoding uncharacterized protein LOC130939676 translates to MVKKAKKIPEFDLNMLQVFKKVEVTIPLLDAIQQIPKYAKFLKDLCTHKDRIGELEILSLGSSISSLMEPIPKKCSDPGPCLVSCCISGHTFHDCMCDLGACVSIMPLFTFVRLNLAPLKKSAVRFALAHKSVIMVTEIAEDVLVAIKDLIFSVDFYILEMPPTENRSSSSVLLGRPFLKTSKFKLDAFTGTYSFEVRDKTIKFNLEEAMKYPPEEHSVLRCDVIDEVVAEVQEEYHNKLCYHIVEETDDQEGEHEKVVENELCELDKKEPQLEAKSELKPLPSHLKYAFLEDNQKFSVIIASELSSEEQEKLLDVLRKYNKAIGWSLADIVGIDPRKCMHRIFLQEGARPVRQPQRRLNPTILDVVKKEVTRLLDAGIIYPISDSEWVSPVQVVPKKSGITAVTKDDGEVVTKRVQNAWRVCIDYRRLNTATRKDHYPLPLIDQMLDRLSGKSHYCFLDGFTGYFQIYIAPEDQEKTTFTCPFGTFAYKRMPFGLCNAPATFQRCMTSVFSDLMENCLEVFMDDFSVYETSFDFCLENLAKVLARCVDTNFVLNFEKCHFMVR, encoded by the coding sequence ATGGtgaagaaagcaaagaagatACCGGAATTTGATTTGAACATGCTTCAAGTGTTCAAGAAGGTTGAGGTAACCATACCACTTCTTGATGCTATTCAACAAATTCCAAAGTATGCAAAATTCTTGAAAGACTTATGCACACACAAGGATAGGATAGGAGAATTGGAGATATTATCCTTGGGTAGTTCAATTTCTTCCTTGATGGAACCTATTCCAAAGAAATGTAGTGACCCTGGGCCTTGTTTGGTGTCTTGTTGTATTAGTGGACACACTTTTCATGATTGTATGTGTGATCTTGGAGCTTGTGTAAGCATCATGCCGCTTTTTACCTTTGTGCGGTTGAATTTAGCTCCATTAAAGAAGTCGGCGGTGAGGTTTGCCTTGGCCCATAAAAGTGTGATCATGGTAACAGAAATAGCCGAAGATGTACTTGTGGCGATCAAGGATTTGATCTTTTCGGTTGACTTTTACATCCTTGAAATGCCTCCAACAGAAAATAGAAGCTCATCCTCCGTTctacttggtagacccttccttAAGACCTCTAAATTCAAGTTAGATGCCTTCACCGGCACATATTCCTTTGAGGTTAGAGACAAGACTATCAAGTTCAATTTAGAAGAAGCCATGAAGTATCCTCCCGAAGAGCATTCCGTTCTCCGATGTGATGTAATTGATGAAGTGGTAGCGGAAGTGCAAGAAGAATACCATAACAAGTTGTGCTACCATATTGTTGAAGAGACGGATGACCAAGAGGGTGAACATGAGAAAGTTGTTGAGAATGAACTCTGTGAGCTTGACAAAAAGGAACCTCAGCTTGAGGCAAAGAGCGAATTGAAGCCACTCCCATCTCATTTGAAGTATGCCTTCTTAGAGGACAACCAAAAGTTTTCGGTCATTATTGCTAGTGAGCTTTCTAGTGAAGAACAAGAAAAGCTTCTAGATGTTCTCAGAAAGTACAATAAGGCAATTGGTTGGAGCTTAGCCGATATTGTGGGGATTGACCCTCGCAAGTGCATGCATCGTATATTTCTCCAAGAGGGAGCCAGGCCGGTTAGGCAACCGCAAAGGAGGCTCAACCCAACCATCCTCGATGTGGTAAAGAAGGAGGTCACCAGGCTACTCGATGCGGGTATTATATACCCGATTTCTGACAGTGAGTGGGTGAGCCCGGTCCAAGTTGTTCCTAAGAAATCAGGCATCACTGCGGTTACAAAGGATGATGGTGAAGTGGTCACCAAGAGAGTACAAAATGCATGGCGAGTGTGTATCGACTATAGAAGGTTGAATACCGCTACAAGGAAGGACCACTACCCTTTGCCCTTAATCGATCAGATGTTGGACCGTTTGTCGGGTAAATCTCACTACTGCTTCCTTGATGGATTCACTGGCTACTTTCAGATTTATATTGCTcctgaagatcaggaaaagaccACATTTACTTGTCCGTTTGGCACCTTTGCCTATAAAAGGATGCCATTCGgactatgcaatgcacctgctaCTTTTCAGCGGTGTATGACGAGTGTCTTTTCCGATCTAATGGAGAATTGtctggaagtctttatggatgacttcagTGTTTATGAAACTTCATTTGATTTTTGCTTAGAGAACTTGGCCAAGGTCTTAGCTAGATGTGTTGACACCAActttgtcttaaattttgaaaaatgtcattttatggtaagATAA